Genomic window (Sphingomonas japonica):
GGTCGACGCCGCGCACCACCGCCGATCGCCCCTTGACGGTGATGTCGGCGCCCATGCGGGCCAGTTCGGGAACGTGCATGTAGCGGTTCTCGAAGATCGTCTCGGTCAGCACGCTGGCACCGTCGGCACGGGTCAGCATCGCCATGAACTGCGCCTGCATGTCGGTGGCGAACCCCGGGAACGGCGCGGTCGACAGCGTCAGCGGCTGCAATCCGTTCGCCGCCGAGACGTGCAGCGCATCCTTGCGCTCCTCGACCGTCACGCCCGCCTCGACCAAAGCCGCGATCGTCGCGCGCATGTCGGCGGCATTCGCCCCGACCAGATCAAGCGCACCGCCGGTGATTGCGGCTGCACAGGCATAGCTGCCCGCCTCGATCCGATCCGGCATCACGCGATAGGTTGCGCCGTGCAGCCGGTCGCGGCCCTCGATCTCGATCGTCTCGGTGCCGATGCCGGATATCGACGCGCCCATCGCCACCAGGCAGTTGCACAGATCGACGATCTCGGGCTCGCGCGCGGCATTCTCGATCACGCTCGGGCCCTTGGCGAGCACGGCCGCCATCAGCGCATTCTCGGTGGCGCCGACCGACACCACCGGAAAGCTGACGCGGCCACCGGGCAGGCGGCCACCGGGAGCGACGGCTTTCACATAGCCCGCGGTCAGCTCGATTTCCGCGCCCAGCGCTTCCATCGCCTTCAGGTGCAGGTCGATTGGGCGATTGCCGATCGCACAGCCGCCGGGAAGCGACACCGTCGCCTCGCCGCCGCGCCCGACCAGCGGACCCAGCACCAGGATCGACGCGCGCATCTTGCGCACGATATCGTACGGTGCCTCGGTCGAGGTCAGCCGACCGGTACGGATCGTCATCACCCGCCCGAAGTCCTCGGGCCGCGTTCCCTCGATCGACGTCGATGCGCCGAGCTGGTTGAGCAGATGCCCGAACCCGTCGACATCCGCCAACCGCGGCAGGTT
Coding sequences:
- the murA gene encoding UDP-N-acetylglucosamine 1-carboxyvinyltransferase, coding for MDRILIRGGNRLSGRIAISGAKNAALTLMPCALLTDEPLTLRNLPRLADVDGFGHLLNQLGASTSIEGTRPEDFGRVMTIRTGRLTSTEAPYDIVRKMRASILVLGPLVGRGGEATVSLPGGCAIGNRPIDLHLKAMEALGAEIELTAGYVKAVAPGGRLPGGRVSFPVVSVGATENALMAAVLAKGPSVIENAAREPEIVDLCNCLVAMGASISGIGTETIEIEGRDRLHGATYRVMPDRIEAGSYACAAAITGGALDLVGANAADMRATIAALVEAGVTVEERKDALHVSAANGLQPLTLSTAPFPGFATDMQAQFMAMLTRADGASVLTETIFENRYMHVPELARMGADITVKGRSAVVRGVDRLVGAQVMATDLRASMSLIIAGLAAEGETQVSRVYHLDRGYERLEEKLQAVGADIERASDG